Proteins from one Homalodisca vitripennis isolate AUS2020 chromosome 3, UT_GWSS_2.1, whole genome shotgun sequence genomic window:
- the LOC124356513 gene encoding uncharacterized protein LOC124356513: protein MVPNLDPREHLQHISKKANASLGFVIRASRDGLSVPSLRHLFISLVRPHLVYASVVWAPFQKNHCDLLERIQIRFLKTVGVRLGFNYREVPVTTLRDALGLPLLESRRRYLDLMFLHRLLNGSIDCPDLLGMVDLRVPVGGTRSRDLFGKTHQLTSYGYHSIIPRLLRHGNSVSARADFFGSSPTTFRENILHS, encoded by the coding sequence ATGGTACCTAATCTTGACCCTCGGGAGCACTTgcaacatatttctaaaaaagccAACGCTTCCCTTGGATTTGTCATAAGAGCCTCACGTGATGGTCTTTCTGTTCCCTCATTGAGACATCTCTTCATCTCGCTGGTCAGACCACATCTGGTGTATGCGTCCGTGGTGTGGGCTCCTTTCCAGAAAAACCATTGTGACCTACtggaaagaattcagataagattttTGAAGACAGTTGGAGTCCGGCTGGGATTTAACTATAGGGAGGTTCCGGTGACAACTCTAAGGGATGCTCTTGGACTGCCCCTGCTGGAGTCAAGAAGAAGGTATCTGGACCTGATGTTCCTGCACAGACTGCTAAATGGTAGTATCGACTGCCCCGATCTCCTCGGCATGGTGGATCTGCGTGTTCCAGTCGGAGGCACCAGGTCGAGAGACCTCTTTGGAAAGACACATCAGCTAACCAGCTACGGCTACCACAGTATCATCCCTCGTTTACTGAGACATGGGAACTCTGTTTCAGCACGGGCCGACTTCTTTGGCTCTTCACCCACTACCTTCAGGGAAAACATATTGCACTCGTGA